From the Daphnia magna isolate NIES linkage group LG3, ASM2063170v1.1, whole genome shotgun sequence genome, one window contains:
- the LOC116918478 gene encoding fasciclin-3 isoform X5, which yields MTRLNFISLLLLIGIANCQVTIEPQNIVVRQDDVTRLMCKTRTPIKSCLWEINGDLYNLSPGSLYEPLGILEDGECGIQARITEAENGVWSCRVFLSGTSRSPAERASANVTVLALPQISLRPMEDTITVIAGETTTIDCMVSNARPVPAIMWMLGDRELDFTNTQTLVEPRTVGDNTKVSITSKLNYAFQAVDHDKSLRCVTTGPWLTMEDPHQASAQLNVIFPPQPKDEMTLYGFVLGQPGDITVNFTANPRPSAVIWKLDGETELAVEPFTGRSSDPRVEVSELRSTNATSYEARLRIKSVSEADARRIFRLVVESSLMNGEAVSQEYMVRLSTSPAPLQSGGVGGGGIAAIVIVLVAVLVVTAVVLYARNTGRWCFAGGRRTVGEGESQARIDEENPGEIIKEKEGKEGPLKGSNENLNLQLAGPDGAENGNGVPAPIKEAQQQTNGATTPDGKDTAV from the exons ATGACGCGATTGAATTTCATCAGCCTGCTTCTATTGATCg gtATCGCCAATTGTCAAGTGACGATCGAGCCACAGAATATCGTCGTTCGACAAGATGATGTGACGAGATTGATGTGCAAAACGCGCACGCCAATCAAGAGCTGCTTGTGGGAGATCAACGGCGATCTCTACAATTTATCGCCGGGCAGTCTATACGAACCATTGGGAATCCTCGAAGATGGAGAATGCGGCATTCAG GCCAGAATTACGGAGGCTGAAAACGGCGTATGGTCCTGCCGTGTGTTCCTTAGCGGAACGAGCAGATCACCCGCCGAACGGGCCAGCGCTAACGTCACCGTTTTGG caTTGCCGCAGATTTCACTGAGACCCATGGAGGATACCATCACGGTCATTGCTGGAGAAACGACCACAATTGATTGTATGGTATCCAACGCCCGTCCTGTCCCTGCCATCATGTGGATGTTAG GCGATCGTGAATTGGATTTTACCAATACGCAAACGCTTGTGGAACCGCGAACGGTTGGCGACAACACGAAGGTGAGTATCACGAGCAAGTTGAACTACGCCTTCCAGGCTGTCGACCACGACAAGTCGCTCCGTTGCGTCACCACTGGACCGTGGCTGACGATGGAAGATCCTCACCAAGCCTCGGCGCAATTGAACGTCATCT TTCCTCCTCAACCCAAAGATGAGATGACGTTGTACGGTTTTGTGCTCGGTCAGCCCGGTGACATCACCGTCAATTTCACGGCCAATCCACGTCCATCGGCCGTCATCTGGAAGCTGGACGGTGAGACCGAGTTGGCTGTTGAACCCTTTACCGGCCGTTCCAGCGATCCTCGCGTCGAAGTCAGCGAGCTCAGGAGCACG AACGCGACATCGTACGAGGCCCGTTTGCGGATCAAGTCGGTGAGCGAGGCGGACGCGCGTCGCATTTTCCGTTTGGTGGTGGAGTCGTCGTTGATGAACGGCGAGGCCGTCTCTCAGGAGTACATGGTGCGCCTGTCTACATCTCCAGCTCCGCTTCAAT CCGGCGGAGTCGGTGGTGGCGGAATCGCTGCCATTGTTATCGTCCTCGTGGCCGTCCTAGTCGTCACGGCCGTCGTCCTCTACGCCCGCAACACCGGCCGGTGGTGCTTCGCTG GTGGACGTCGGACCGTAGGCGAGGGCGAATCACAGGCGCGCATTGACGAGGAGAACCCCGGCGAGATCATCAAGGAGAAGGAAGGCAAAGAAGGTCCGCTCAAAGGCAGCAACGAGAATTTGAACCTTCAACTGGCCGGCCCCGATGGCGCTGAAAATGGCAACGGAGTCCCGGCTCCCATCAAAGAAGCTCAACAGCAGACGAACGGCGCTACAACGCCCGACGGCAAAGATACGGCCGTTTGA
- the LOC116918478 gene encoding fasciclin-3 isoform X4, with translation MTRLNFISLLLLIGIANCQVTIEPQNIVVRQDDVTRLMCKTRTPIKSCLWEINGDLYNLSPGSLYEPLGILEDGECGIQARITEAENGVWSCRVFLSGTSRSPAERASANVTVLALPQISLRPMEDTITVIAGETTTIDCMVSNARPVPAIMWMLGDRELDFTNTQTLVEPRTVGDNTKVSITSKLNYAFQAVDHDKSLRCVTTGPWLTMEDPHQASAQLNVIFPPQPKDEMTLYGFVLGQPGDITVNFTANPRPSAVIWKLDGETELAVEPFTGRSSDPRVEVSELRSTNATSYEARLRIKSVSEADARRIFRLVVESSLMNGEAVSQEYMVRLSTSPAPLQCNPNQIENCSNQANQRTVDSRSDLAGGVGGGGIAAIVIVLVAVLVVTAVVLYARNTGRWCFAGEGESQARIDEENPGEIIKEKEGKEGPLKGSNENLNLQLAGPDGAENGNGVPAPIKEAQQQTNGATTPDGKDTAV, from the exons ATGACGCGATTGAATTTCATCAGCCTGCTTCTATTGATCg gtATCGCCAATTGTCAAGTGACGATCGAGCCACAGAATATCGTCGTTCGACAAGATGATGTGACGAGATTGATGTGCAAAACGCGCACGCCAATCAAGAGCTGCTTGTGGGAGATCAACGGCGATCTCTACAATTTATCGCCGGGCAGTCTATACGAACCATTGGGAATCCTCGAAGATGGAGAATGCGGCATTCAG GCCAGAATTACGGAGGCTGAAAACGGCGTATGGTCCTGCCGTGTGTTCCTTAGCGGAACGAGCAGATCACCCGCCGAACGGGCCAGCGCTAACGTCACCGTTTTGG caTTGCCGCAGATTTCACTGAGACCCATGGAGGATACCATCACGGTCATTGCTGGAGAAACGACCACAATTGATTGTATGGTATCCAACGCCCGTCCTGTCCCTGCCATCATGTGGATGTTAG GCGATCGTGAATTGGATTTTACCAATACGCAAACGCTTGTGGAACCGCGAACGGTTGGCGACAACACGAAGGTGAGTATCACGAGCAAGTTGAACTACGCCTTCCAGGCTGTCGACCACGACAAGTCGCTCCGTTGCGTCACCACTGGACCGTGGCTGACGATGGAAGATCCTCACCAAGCCTCGGCGCAATTGAACGTCATCT TTCCTCCTCAACCCAAAGATGAGATGACGTTGTACGGTTTTGTGCTCGGTCAGCCCGGTGACATCACCGTCAATTTCACGGCCAATCCACGTCCATCGGCCGTCATCTGGAAGCTGGACGGTGAGACCGAGTTGGCTGTTGAACCCTTTACCGGCCGTTCCAGCGATCCTCGCGTCGAAGTCAGCGAGCTCAGGAGCACG AACGCGACATCGTACGAGGCCCGTTTGCGGATCAAGTCGGTGAGCGAGGCGGACGCGCGTCGCATTTTCCGTTTGGTGGTGGAGTCGTCGTTGATGAACGGCGAGGCCGTCTCTCAGGAGTACATGGTGCGCCTGTCTACATCTCCAGCTCCGCTTCAATGTAACCCGAATCAAATTGAGAACTGTTCGAATCAAGCCAACCAACGGACCGTTGATTCTCGTTCTGATTTAGCCGGCGGAGTCGGTGGTGGCGGAATCGCTGCCATTGTTATCGTCCTCGTGGCCGTCCTAGTCGTCACGGCCGTCGTCCTCTACGCCCGCAACACCGGCCGGTGGTGCTTCGCTG GCGAGGGCGAATCACAGGCGCGCATTGACGAGGAGAACCCCGGCGAGATCATCAAGGAGAAGGAAGGCAAAGAAGGTCCGCTCAAAGGCAGCAACGAGAATTTGAACCTTCAACTGGCCGGCCCCGATGGCGCTGAAAATGGCAACGGAGTCCCGGCTCCCATCAAAGAAGCTCAACAGCAGACGAACGGCGCTACAACGCCCGACGGCAAAGATACGGCCGTTTGA
- the LOC116918478 gene encoding fasciclin-3 isoform X6, whose protein sequence is MTRLNFISLLLLIGIANCQVTIEPQNIVVRQDDVTRLMCKTRTPIKSCLWEINGDLYNLSPGSLYEPLGILEDGECGIQARITEAENGVWSCRVFLSGTSRSPAERASANVTVLALPQISLRPMEDTITVIAGETTTIDCMVSNARPVPAIMWMLGDRELDFTNTQTLVEPRTVGDNTKVSITSKLNYAFQAVDHDKSLRCVTTGPWLTMEDPHQASAQLNVIFPPQPKDEMTLYGFVLGQPGDITVNFTANPRPSAVIWKLDGETELAVEPFTGRSSDPRVEVSELRSTNATSYEARLRIKSVSEADARRIFRLVVESSLMNGEAVSQEYMVRLSTSPAPLQSGGVGGGGIAAIVIVLVAVLVVTAVVLYARNTGRWCFAGEGESQARIDEENPGEIIKEKEGKEGPLKGSNENLNLQLAGPDGAENGNGVPAPIKEAQQQTNGATTPDGKDTAV, encoded by the exons ATGACGCGATTGAATTTCATCAGCCTGCTTCTATTGATCg gtATCGCCAATTGTCAAGTGACGATCGAGCCACAGAATATCGTCGTTCGACAAGATGATGTGACGAGATTGATGTGCAAAACGCGCACGCCAATCAAGAGCTGCTTGTGGGAGATCAACGGCGATCTCTACAATTTATCGCCGGGCAGTCTATACGAACCATTGGGAATCCTCGAAGATGGAGAATGCGGCATTCAG GCCAGAATTACGGAGGCTGAAAACGGCGTATGGTCCTGCCGTGTGTTCCTTAGCGGAACGAGCAGATCACCCGCCGAACGGGCCAGCGCTAACGTCACCGTTTTGG caTTGCCGCAGATTTCACTGAGACCCATGGAGGATACCATCACGGTCATTGCTGGAGAAACGACCACAATTGATTGTATGGTATCCAACGCCCGTCCTGTCCCTGCCATCATGTGGATGTTAG GCGATCGTGAATTGGATTTTACCAATACGCAAACGCTTGTGGAACCGCGAACGGTTGGCGACAACACGAAGGTGAGTATCACGAGCAAGTTGAACTACGCCTTCCAGGCTGTCGACCACGACAAGTCGCTCCGTTGCGTCACCACTGGACCGTGGCTGACGATGGAAGATCCTCACCAAGCCTCGGCGCAATTGAACGTCATCT TTCCTCCTCAACCCAAAGATGAGATGACGTTGTACGGTTTTGTGCTCGGTCAGCCCGGTGACATCACCGTCAATTTCACGGCCAATCCACGTCCATCGGCCGTCATCTGGAAGCTGGACGGTGAGACCGAGTTGGCTGTTGAACCCTTTACCGGCCGTTCCAGCGATCCTCGCGTCGAAGTCAGCGAGCTCAGGAGCACG AACGCGACATCGTACGAGGCCCGTTTGCGGATCAAGTCGGTGAGCGAGGCGGACGCGCGTCGCATTTTCCGTTTGGTGGTGGAGTCGTCGTTGATGAACGGCGAGGCCGTCTCTCAGGAGTACATGGTGCGCCTGTCTACATCTCCAGCTCCGCTTCAAT CCGGCGGAGTCGGTGGTGGCGGAATCGCTGCCATTGTTATCGTCCTCGTGGCCGTCCTAGTCGTCACGGCCGTCGTCCTCTACGCCCGCAACACCGGCCGGTGGTGCTTCGCTG GCGAGGGCGAATCACAGGCGCGCATTGACGAGGAGAACCCCGGCGAGATCATCAAGGAGAAGGAAGGCAAAGAAGGTCCGCTCAAAGGCAGCAACGAGAATTTGAACCTTCAACTGGCCGGCCCCGATGGCGCTGAAAATGGCAACGGAGTCCCGGCTCCCATCAAAGAAGCTCAACAGCAGACGAACGGCGCTACAACGCCCGACGGCAAAGATACGGCCGTTTGA
- the LOC116918478 gene encoding fasciclin-3 isoform X3 encodes MTRLNFISLLLLIGIANCQVTIEPQNIVVRQDDVTRLMCKTRTPIKSCLWEINGDLYNLSPGSLYEPLGILEDGECGIQARITEAENGVWSCRVFLSGTSRSPAERASANVTVLALPQISLRPMEDTITVIAGETTTIDCMVSNARPVPAIMWMLGDRELDFTNTQTLVEPRTVGDNTKVSITSKLNYAFQAVDHDKSLRCVTTGPWLTMEDPHQASAQLNVIFPPQPKDEMTLYGFVLGQPGDITVNFTANPRPSAVIWKLDGETELAVEPFTGRSSDPRVEVSELRSTNATSYEARLRIKSVSEADARRIFRLVVESSLMNGEAVSQEYMVRLSTSPAPLQCNPNQIENCSNQANQRTVDSRSDLAGGVGGGGIAAIVIVLVAVLVVTAVVLYARNTGRWCFAGGRRTVGEGESQARIDEENPGEIIKEKEGKEGPLKGSNENLNLQLAGPDGAENGNGVPAPIKEAQQQTNGATTPDGKDTAV; translated from the exons ATGACGCGATTGAATTTCATCAGCCTGCTTCTATTGATCg gtATCGCCAATTGTCAAGTGACGATCGAGCCACAGAATATCGTCGTTCGACAAGATGATGTGACGAGATTGATGTGCAAAACGCGCACGCCAATCAAGAGCTGCTTGTGGGAGATCAACGGCGATCTCTACAATTTATCGCCGGGCAGTCTATACGAACCATTGGGAATCCTCGAAGATGGAGAATGCGGCATTCAG GCCAGAATTACGGAGGCTGAAAACGGCGTATGGTCCTGCCGTGTGTTCCTTAGCGGAACGAGCAGATCACCCGCCGAACGGGCCAGCGCTAACGTCACCGTTTTGG caTTGCCGCAGATTTCACTGAGACCCATGGAGGATACCATCACGGTCATTGCTGGAGAAACGACCACAATTGATTGTATGGTATCCAACGCCCGTCCTGTCCCTGCCATCATGTGGATGTTAG GCGATCGTGAATTGGATTTTACCAATACGCAAACGCTTGTGGAACCGCGAACGGTTGGCGACAACACGAAGGTGAGTATCACGAGCAAGTTGAACTACGCCTTCCAGGCTGTCGACCACGACAAGTCGCTCCGTTGCGTCACCACTGGACCGTGGCTGACGATGGAAGATCCTCACCAAGCCTCGGCGCAATTGAACGTCATCT TTCCTCCTCAACCCAAAGATGAGATGACGTTGTACGGTTTTGTGCTCGGTCAGCCCGGTGACATCACCGTCAATTTCACGGCCAATCCACGTCCATCGGCCGTCATCTGGAAGCTGGACGGTGAGACCGAGTTGGCTGTTGAACCCTTTACCGGCCGTTCCAGCGATCCTCGCGTCGAAGTCAGCGAGCTCAGGAGCACG AACGCGACATCGTACGAGGCCCGTTTGCGGATCAAGTCGGTGAGCGAGGCGGACGCGCGTCGCATTTTCCGTTTGGTGGTGGAGTCGTCGTTGATGAACGGCGAGGCCGTCTCTCAGGAGTACATGGTGCGCCTGTCTACATCTCCAGCTCCGCTTCAATGTAACCCGAATCAAATTGAGAACTGTTCGAATCAAGCCAACCAACGGACCGTTGATTCTCGTTCTGATTTAGCCGGCGGAGTCGGTGGTGGCGGAATCGCTGCCATTGTTATCGTCCTCGTGGCCGTCCTAGTCGTCACGGCCGTCGTCCTCTACGCCCGCAACACCGGCCGGTGGTGCTTCGCTG GTGGACGTCGGACCGTAGGCGAGGGCGAATCACAGGCGCGCATTGACGAGGAGAACCCCGGCGAGATCATCAAGGAGAAGGAAGGCAAAGAAGGTCCGCTCAAAGGCAGCAACGAGAATTTGAACCTTCAACTGGCCGGCCCCGATGGCGCTGAAAATGGCAACGGAGTCCCGGCTCCCATCAAAGAAGCTCAACAGCAGACGAACGGCGCTACAACGCCCGACGGCAAAGATACGGCCGTTTGA
- the LOC116918478 gene encoding fasciclin-3 isoform X2, with the protein MTRLNFISLLLLIGIANCQVTIEPQNIVVRQDDVTRLMCKTRTPIKSCLWEINGDLYNLSPGSLYEPLGILEDGECGIQARITEAENGVWSCRVFLSGTSRSPAERASANVTVLALPQISLRPMEDTITVIAGETTTIDCMVSNARPVPAIMWMLGDRELDFTNTQTLVEPRTVGDNTKVSITSKLNYAFQAVDHDKSLRCVTTGPWLTMEDPHQASAQLNVIFPPQPKDEMTLYGFVLGQPGDITVNFTANPRPSAVIWKLDGETELAVEPFTGRSSDPRVEVSELRSTNATSYEARLRIKSVSEADARRIFRLVVESSLMNGEAVSQEYMVRLSTSPAPLQSGGVGGGGIAAIVIVLVAVLVVTAVVLYARNTGRWCFAGSHSVGVSTKESADEEAGEVGPNEDDEDNAGQGDNLHQGTGEVKVETSNQRQSLTHRISSLYETLISKTAPKKSAGASAGIGNAAVDIDAKEGAIVYAELDLKSPAGEGAMSDSAAVRMIKDETTEYAEIVPVKGKDSAATTPTE; encoded by the exons ATGACGCGATTGAATTTCATCAGCCTGCTTCTATTGATCg gtATCGCCAATTGTCAAGTGACGATCGAGCCACAGAATATCGTCGTTCGACAAGATGATGTGACGAGATTGATGTGCAAAACGCGCACGCCAATCAAGAGCTGCTTGTGGGAGATCAACGGCGATCTCTACAATTTATCGCCGGGCAGTCTATACGAACCATTGGGAATCCTCGAAGATGGAGAATGCGGCATTCAG GCCAGAATTACGGAGGCTGAAAACGGCGTATGGTCCTGCCGTGTGTTCCTTAGCGGAACGAGCAGATCACCCGCCGAACGGGCCAGCGCTAACGTCACCGTTTTGG caTTGCCGCAGATTTCACTGAGACCCATGGAGGATACCATCACGGTCATTGCTGGAGAAACGACCACAATTGATTGTATGGTATCCAACGCCCGTCCTGTCCCTGCCATCATGTGGATGTTAG GCGATCGTGAATTGGATTTTACCAATACGCAAACGCTTGTGGAACCGCGAACGGTTGGCGACAACACGAAGGTGAGTATCACGAGCAAGTTGAACTACGCCTTCCAGGCTGTCGACCACGACAAGTCGCTCCGTTGCGTCACCACTGGACCGTGGCTGACGATGGAAGATCCTCACCAAGCCTCGGCGCAATTGAACGTCATCT TTCCTCCTCAACCCAAAGATGAGATGACGTTGTACGGTTTTGTGCTCGGTCAGCCCGGTGACATCACCGTCAATTTCACGGCCAATCCACGTCCATCGGCCGTCATCTGGAAGCTGGACGGTGAGACCGAGTTGGCTGTTGAACCCTTTACCGGCCGTTCCAGCGATCCTCGCGTCGAAGTCAGCGAGCTCAGGAGCACG AACGCGACATCGTACGAGGCCCGTTTGCGGATCAAGTCGGTGAGCGAGGCGGACGCGCGTCGCATTTTCCGTTTGGTGGTGGAGTCGTCGTTGATGAACGGCGAGGCCGTCTCTCAGGAGTACATGGTGCGCCTGTCTACATCTCCAGCTCCGCTTCAAT CCGGCGGAGTCGGTGGTGGCGGAATCGCTGCCATTGTTATCGTCCTCGTGGCCGTCCTAGTCGTCACGGCCGTCGTCCTCTACGCCCGCAACACCGGCCGGTGGTGCTTCGCTG GAAGCCATTCCGTTGGCGTCAGTACCAAAGAAAG TGCGGATGAAGAAGCCGGCGAAGTCGGTCCCAACGAGGATGACGAGGACAATGCCGGACAAGGAGATAACCTTCATCAAGGCACCGGTGAGGTGAAAGTAGAAACGAGCAATCAACGACAGAGTCTCACGCACCGGATCTCATCGCTCTATGAGACGCTCATTAGCAAAACGGCACCTAAAAAATCAGCCGGAGCATCCGCTGGAATTGGTAACGCCGCTGTCGATATCGATGCAAAG GAAGGAGCGATCGTCTACGCcgaattggatttgaaatcaccgGCAGGTGAAGGCGCCATGTCCGACTCTGCGGCCGTTCGGATGATCAAGGACGAAACGACGGAGTACGCCGAAATTGTGCCCGTGAAAGGCAAGGACAGTGCGGCAACAACGCCGACTGAATAA
- the LOC116918478 gene encoding fasciclin-3 isoform X1 encodes MTRLNFISLLLLIGIANCQVTIEPQNIVVRQDDVTRLMCKTRTPIKSCLWEINGDLYNLSPGSLYEPLGILEDGECGIQARITEAENGVWSCRVFLSGTSRSPAERASANVTVLALPQISLRPMEDTITVIAGETTTIDCMVSNARPVPAIMWMLGDRELDFTNTQTLVEPRTVGDNTKVSITSKLNYAFQAVDHDKSLRCVTTGPWLTMEDPHQASAQLNVIFPPQPKDEMTLYGFVLGQPGDITVNFTANPRPSAVIWKLDGETELAVEPFTGRSSDPRVEVSELRSTNATSYEARLRIKSVSEADARRIFRLVVESSLMNGEAVSQEYMVRLSTSPAPLQCNPNQIENCSNQANQRTVDSRSDLAGGVGGGGIAAIVIVLVAVLVVTAVVLYARNTGRWCFAGSHSVGVSTKESADEEAGEVGPNEDDEDNAGQGDNLHQGTGEVKVETSNQRQSLTHRISSLYETLISKTAPKKSAGASAGIGNAAVDIDAKEGAIVYAELDLKSPAGEGAMSDSAAVRMIKDETTEYAEIVPVKGKDSAATTPTE; translated from the exons ATGACGCGATTGAATTTCATCAGCCTGCTTCTATTGATCg gtATCGCCAATTGTCAAGTGACGATCGAGCCACAGAATATCGTCGTTCGACAAGATGATGTGACGAGATTGATGTGCAAAACGCGCACGCCAATCAAGAGCTGCTTGTGGGAGATCAACGGCGATCTCTACAATTTATCGCCGGGCAGTCTATACGAACCATTGGGAATCCTCGAAGATGGAGAATGCGGCATTCAG GCCAGAATTACGGAGGCTGAAAACGGCGTATGGTCCTGCCGTGTGTTCCTTAGCGGAACGAGCAGATCACCCGCCGAACGGGCCAGCGCTAACGTCACCGTTTTGG caTTGCCGCAGATTTCACTGAGACCCATGGAGGATACCATCACGGTCATTGCTGGAGAAACGACCACAATTGATTGTATGGTATCCAACGCCCGTCCTGTCCCTGCCATCATGTGGATGTTAG GCGATCGTGAATTGGATTTTACCAATACGCAAACGCTTGTGGAACCGCGAACGGTTGGCGACAACACGAAGGTGAGTATCACGAGCAAGTTGAACTACGCCTTCCAGGCTGTCGACCACGACAAGTCGCTCCGTTGCGTCACCACTGGACCGTGGCTGACGATGGAAGATCCTCACCAAGCCTCGGCGCAATTGAACGTCATCT TTCCTCCTCAACCCAAAGATGAGATGACGTTGTACGGTTTTGTGCTCGGTCAGCCCGGTGACATCACCGTCAATTTCACGGCCAATCCACGTCCATCGGCCGTCATCTGGAAGCTGGACGGTGAGACCGAGTTGGCTGTTGAACCCTTTACCGGCCGTTCCAGCGATCCTCGCGTCGAAGTCAGCGAGCTCAGGAGCACG AACGCGACATCGTACGAGGCCCGTTTGCGGATCAAGTCGGTGAGCGAGGCGGACGCGCGTCGCATTTTCCGTTTGGTGGTGGAGTCGTCGTTGATGAACGGCGAGGCCGTCTCTCAGGAGTACATGGTGCGCCTGTCTACATCTCCAGCTCCGCTTCAATGTAACCCGAATCAAATTGAGAACTGTTCGAATCAAGCCAACCAACGGACCGTTGATTCTCGTTCTGATTTAGCCGGCGGAGTCGGTGGTGGCGGAATCGCTGCCATTGTTATCGTCCTCGTGGCCGTCCTAGTCGTCACGGCCGTCGTCCTCTACGCCCGCAACACCGGCCGGTGGTGCTTCGCTG GAAGCCATTCCGTTGGCGTCAGTACCAAAGAAAG TGCGGATGAAGAAGCCGGCGAAGTCGGTCCCAACGAGGATGACGAGGACAATGCCGGACAAGGAGATAACCTTCATCAAGGCACCGGTGAGGTGAAAGTAGAAACGAGCAATCAACGACAGAGTCTCACGCACCGGATCTCATCGCTCTATGAGACGCTCATTAGCAAAACGGCACCTAAAAAATCAGCCGGAGCATCCGCTGGAATTGGTAACGCCGCTGTCGATATCGATGCAAAG GAAGGAGCGATCGTCTACGCcgaattggatttgaaatcaccgGCAGGTGAAGGCGCCATGTCCGACTCTGCGGCCGTTCGGATGATCAAGGACGAAACGACGGAGTACGCCGAAATTGTGCCCGTGAAAGGCAAGGACAGTGCGGCAACAACGCCGACTGAATAA